A genome region from Bacteroidota bacterium includes the following:
- the tig gene encoding trigger factor produces the protein MEVTINSVSDVQREAEFLMTHEELQPHFERAYKKYAPKVELKGFRKGKVPMEMIKKLYGEAIEQDALDDIANESFRSAMIERNVEPLGRPSLTDMDFKRGGHFKFTIKYEVKPTIELKKYKGIAVEKPVHHVTDEEVESEIERLRRINASMLGVTIVRDEGDHVITADVQELAEDGMPLVGKKTKDARFSLSDETLVKEIKEVLAKAEVGGEYRVRFEQQHGDHAHSHFIAISVKKIEKVELPDFDDAFVQKVTQENIATKEEFLANVRTDIQSYWAEQSERRVADTIIDEIVKAHEVVVPGSLIELYLDSFIEDMKGRSRDSKLPAGFDEAKFRNENRQYATYQAKWGLLREAIIEQEKIAATDDEIEQYAADEAVRLGIKKEQVVNYFKSSNVGAERVIGQKLMKLLRDNAKITEQVIEETR, from the coding sequence TTGGAAGTAACGATCAATAGCGTTTCCGATGTTCAGCGTGAAGCCGAATTCCTCATGACGCACGAGGAACTTCAGCCGCATTTTGAGCGTGCGTACAAGAAATATGCACCGAAAGTGGAACTCAAAGGGTTCCGCAAAGGTAAGGTGCCGATGGAGATGATCAAGAAACTCTACGGCGAAGCAATCGAGCAGGATGCGCTTGACGATATCGCCAATGAGTCGTTCCGATCGGCAATGATCGAACGCAACGTTGAACCCTTGGGCCGCCCGTCGTTGACCGATATGGATTTCAAACGCGGCGGACATTTCAAATTCACCATCAAATACGAAGTCAAACCAACCATCGAATTGAAGAAATACAAGGGCATTGCCGTCGAGAAGCCCGTACACCATGTAACGGATGAGGAGGTTGAATCCGAGATCGAACGTCTCCGCCGCATCAACGCCTCAATGTTGGGGGTAACAATCGTACGCGATGAAGGCGACCACGTTATCACTGCCGATGTTCAGGAACTTGCCGAGGACGGAATGCCGTTGGTAGGCAAGAAGACGAAAGATGCCCGTTTTTCCCTTTCGGATGAGACGCTTGTCAAGGAAATCAAGGAAGTCCTCGCCAAAGCCGAAGTCGGGGGTGAATACCGGGTTCGCTTCGAACAGCAGCACGGTGACCATGCGCATTCTCATTTCATTGCGATTTCCGTAAAGAAGATTGAGAAAGTTGAACTGCCCGATTTCGACGATGCATTTGTTCAGAAGGTCACGCAGGAGAACATTGCAACAAAGGAGGAGTTCCTTGCAAATGTTCGAACCGATATTCAGTCCTACTGGGCGGAACAGTCGGAGCGAAGAGTCGCCGATACAATCATTGATGAAATCGTCAAAGCTCACGAGGTTGTTGTACCGGGATCGCTTATTGAACTCTATCTCGATTCATTTATCGAGGATATGAAGGGTCGATCACGTGACAGCAAATTGCCTGCCGGATTTGACGAGGCGAAATTCAGGAATGAAAACCGCCAGTACGCAACATATCAGGCAAAATGGGGCTTGCTGCGGGAGGCGATTATCGAACAGGAGAAAATCGCTGCAACGGACGATGAGATCGAACAATACGCCGCTGACGAGGCTGTACGACTTGGTATCAAGAAAGAGCAGGTGGTGAATTATTTCAAAAGTTCCAATGTCGGTGCGGAACGGGTTATCGGACAAAAGCTGATGAAGCTGTTGCGCGACAACGCAAAGATCACGGAACAAGTGATTGAAGAAACACGTTAA
- the clpP gene encoding ATP-dependent Clp endopeptidase proteolytic subunit ClpP produces MSFSTQSQLVPMVVEQTGRGERAYDIFSRLLKERIVFIGTPIDDTVASLAIAQLLFLESEDPDKDINLYINSPGGSVSSGLAIYDTIQYIRPDVATICIGMAASMGAVLLAGGTKGKRAALPNSRIMIHQPWGGVQGTASDISIQAEEILKTKKRLNQILSHHTGQPLESIERDTDRDRYLAAEEAKNYGLIDTVYFKKEKEKK; encoded by the coding sequence ATGAGTTTCAGCACACAGAGTCAATTGGTGCCGATGGTTGTGGAGCAAACGGGACGCGGCGAGCGGGCGTACGATATTTTCTCGCGCCTTCTCAAGGAGCGTATCGTGTTCATCGGAACGCCGATTGACGACACGGTCGCCAGCCTCGCCATTGCGCAACTGCTGTTTCTGGAATCAGAGGATCCGGACAAGGATATAAATCTCTACATCAACAGTCCGGGAGGAAGCGTATCATCCGGTCTGGCAATTTACGATACGATCCAGTACATTCGTCCCGACGTTGCAACGATCTGCATCGGCATGGCCGCAAGCATGGGCGCTGTGTTGCTGGCGGGCGGAACAAAAGGAAAGCGTGCAGCATTGCCGAATTCCCGCATCATGATTCACCAGCCGTGGGGGGGCGTACAGGGCACGGCATCCGACATCAGCATTCAGGCTGAAGAAATTCTCAAAACGAAAAAGCGTCTGAACCAGATTCTCTCGCATCACACAGGTCAACCCCTCGAATCCATCGAGCGCGATACTGATCGTGACCGCTATCTCGCAGCCGAGGAAGCAAAGAACTACGGACTGATTGATACTGTCTATTTCAAAAAAGAGAAAGAGAAAAAGTGA